TATTGAAACAATGTTGGTCATATCCTGTATTTAATACAGTGAAGAGATTTATAGCTCCAGATTTTATGGATGTTGCAGAAGGGATAAAATCTGCATTCAATAATAAGCTTCATAACAAACAAATCGAAGCTAATATTGTTAGGGAAATTTCTACTGAATATTCTACAATGTGGTCTATTTTAGGTGATAGTATAAATTTAAACAGTGACGAATTATTTGAGACAACTTTTAATGAACACGGCAATTTAGAAGTAAGTGATAAAAAGTATATTATAGATTTTAAAGGTAGCTATGGTTCAAATGAAAAAGGAAACAAAGAAAGATTACTAACTGTCGCAAGGATTTATAACTTATTGAATAAATACAATTTAACAGATAAAGAATTCAATTGTATATTGGCTGTGCGTACAGTTGAAGCAGGGGGTCATAATTATTTAAGACAACTGGAATCTTCTAAATTGTGGTCTGTTTTAAGAGGTAATGAAGTTTATGAAATGATTTTTGAATTTACAGGATTCGATATATTATCATTTGTTAAAGAAAAAGACCTCCAAATTATGAAAGACTTAAACGAAGAAACTGCAGAATATATGAAATCTAAAATTACTTCAAAACAGAACAAAACGTTTGCTGACCATTATTTAACATGGTGGTAAATTTAAAAAGCCTTAGTATTGCTTCTGATACTAAGGCTTTTGTGTTAATATAATTACGAAAGATAAAACTTAAGATAAAACTTAAGTAAATATTTAGGAGGACTATGAATATCTATCAATCTTACTATACGGAATCAAAGTTTATTACCGAGTATATGGTTAATAAATTAAACATAAATGAAAGAGACTTAGTTTTAGAGCCTTCTGCAGGAAATGGGATATTCATTGATACAATACTTCGAGTATCTCAACCGAGTATCGATGCATATGACATAGATCCAGACGCAATAAATGTTTTAAATAGAAAGTATGAATTTTCATCGAATATAAATATTATACATTCAGACACACTATTAGATGAAGAATTAGATAACAAAGCTCTGATAGAAGGATATTATACTAAAATAATTGGAAACCCTCCCTATGGTGCTTGGCAAGATTACGAAAAACGAGATAATCTTAAAAATATATTTAAAGGATTTTATGTAAAAGAGACGTATGCATTATTTTTATTAAGATGTGTTAAGTTACTAGCTGAAAAAGGAAGATTAACTTTTATTATTCCTGATACTTTTATGAATCTACACAGATTTGAAAGTCTAAGGGAATATTTATTACTTAACACAAAAATTTTAGACATTACTATTTTTCCATCTAATTTCTTTCCAGGTGTAAACTACGGGTATTCGAAAATGTGTATTATTAATCTAGAAAAGGTATCGGACTATATTGAAGCTTTGGACAATAATATTAAGGTTATCGATGGGTTAAAATCTCCTATAGATTTTGAAACGATAACTAAAGGGGAATTTGATGATTTTAACTTAGTAAATTTAAATCAAAGAGAAGTTTATACTTCTAAAAATAAAGCATTCTTAATAAAGGGCGGCACTGGTATAAGAAATTTAATTAATAATTCTAGTTGTACTTTAGGTGATATTGCTAAATGTGTAACCGGAATATATACAGGTGATAATAGTAGATTCTTTAAAGTTGCGAATGAGAAGGTACGGAACCAAAGTAAATGTCCAATAATTAATATATCAGAAATAAATAATGAATTTTTGGGTTACAGCGACTTACTTTCTGGAATTGATTCAGAAAAAGTATATGTACCAATAGTTAAAGGTGCTGCAGACAATTATGTAAGAAGCATTGATTGGTATATAGACTGGAGTAAAGAAGCGATTGAATTTTATACTACAAATAAAAAGGCACGGTTTCAAAACTCAGATTTTTACTTTAAAAAGGGCATAGCCTTACCTATGGTTAAGTCTTCAAAAATAAAGGCAAACTTAATAGAAAACCAAGTGTTTGATCAATCAGTTGTAGGGGTTTTCCCTCATGAGCGCGAATATTTGTATTATTTGTTAGGTTACTTTAATTCAGAAGTATTTACAAAAATTATTCATACTATAAATCCAACTGCAAATAATTCAGCTAATTATGTCAAGAAAATACCTGTAATAATAATTAAAGAAGATATTGAAAATATTGATAATTTAGTAAAAGAAATAATTTTAATAAAAAGGAAAACAGGGAAGGTTGATAAAAAATTACAAGATAAATTAGATGTTTATTTTAACAAGTTATATGCAGAATGGTTTGAATAGTATCAAAATATTAATTAAGCATATATTATAATTCAGAATAATATTAAACCCTACTAGTTTAATTTAGTAGGGTCTTTTTACTTAGGAGGGCTTAAATGTTACAAGCAAAAAGAGTTAACATCGTATCAGTAAAATTAGTAAAAGAATCAAGTATGCTCTACAAGCAACGTAGAATCCGAAGTCCACAAGACAGCTACGAGTTTTTCCGAGACTACCTAGGAGACGTAGACAGGGAACACTTTGTCGTGATGTGTCTCGACACAAAGAACCAGCCAACTAACATTTCTACGGTCCACGTTGGCAGCCTTAACGCTAGCATCGTACATCCTCGTGAAGTAATGAAAACAGCAATCCTCAGCAACTCTGCCTCAATCATCTGCTGCCACCCACACCCGTCAGGCGATCCAACACCAAGTCCAGAAGACGTAGAGATTACAGAACGTTTAGCGGCGGCTTGTAAGTTACTATCCATTGAGCTTCTCGACCATATCATCATAGGTGATGATAAATTCATTTCGTTAAAAGAGAAAGGATACTTTTAAAATGAAGATTTTTAATATTTGAGTCCTAGCGTCCATTAGAGATGCTCGGGCTTTTTATATTTTGGAGAATGGGAGTGAAGTATATGAGAGCATTAATTCGGATTGCAGAAATATTAGAACAGAAGTTAGGGAAGAAAATCGAGCTTCAAGATATAGGTTATGAAACAGTCGGTTTAATGCATGATGAAATAGATACTGAAATGGTTCCAATGAGTGTTATCTCAAAATTAGCAGAACCAGTTATTTGTGATTGTGCAAATTATACTGATGATGAAGGTAATTATTATACGCTCATTTCGATTGAAATAGAGAATGCATCACCTTATGAAGTTTGGTTAATTGATGATAAGGTGGTTCCTCAATTTACAGAAAGGAATGAAGAAACTTGAAGGTTATTAAAAGCACAATAAAAACAGAAGTCATTTATGATGATAAGTTAGCCAATAAGTATGTTGTAAAAAAAGAATGGGACAAAAATAAAAAGCCAGCTCTTATAATTATGAAAAATGCTGGTGATGCAAATGAAATTGTACAGGATCAAACTACGATGTATGTAATAAATAACTTAGCAAAATTAGATTATGGCTCAGTTAGTATCATGAATTTATTCCCTACAATTGCTGGTGCAAATACAAATGATTCTGCTATAGAAAATTTAAAGTATGTTCAAGAAGAAGTTCAGCGTGTAGAAGATGTAATTATTGCAGCAGGTGCAGGTATCGAAAATAATAAAGAAGCACTAAAACGTTTGAATATGATTGTAGCGATTTTACTCGATAAGAAAGTAAATGTTCTTCAAATTGAAAGTTTAAAAGGAAGAAGAGGATTTCACCCGTTGTATCCAGCAGTTAAAAATGAATGGATACTGGTTCCTTATAGTGAACCGATTGCAGAGGGTATGTGATTAAAATTGATAGCAAAAATGGAGTTGAAGGTATGTATATAAATGCTCAAGATAAAAAAATGCTAGTGTACGATAAATATGTGAAATGGTTTATTCATTGCAAGACAGTAGATTGGGAGCTATAAATATGTATTTTAAAATATTATCAAAAAGGGGGATTACCATGTGGGATAAAGTAATTGGTGCTGTAGTTGTTGCAGTTGCTACTGAAATTGCAAAAGAAATCATTAATGAAAATAAATAAGCCCTTACAAAAAACTTGCTAGAATGCTTGTCGAATGAGGAATCTGTGCGTAACGTAACGCGAACTGACCGTAGGGAGGAAGCGGATGAGTAAGCAAGGTGCCGATATTTGGCAAGCATTCCTTTACTAAAGAATATGTGCCAAGTACATATTCTTTTTTTATCGCTTGAAAAATAGGGGGAAAGGGGGAATGATTGTAATTAAGGGAGTGTGTAATCAGATATGGAAAAGATAACATTAAGAGCAATTATTATAGGAAGGATAGGAACACATTATCTTTCAGGAACGTTAAATGACGGCAATATAGATAACCAAAAAAATTATGAGAAAACGATTGAAAGGGAGCAAAATAAATTCAAAAAAATACTGAAAGCATATGGTATTGAACCAAGCATTTTTAAAACAAAAAAGCAATATCAGTTCCCATTAAGGTCAAAAGATTTGGTTCTTGAAATATTAGAATTTAATCTGAAAAAAACACCTATTCATAAACTAACCAAAAAGGAATTACAACAAAATGGATTTAATGATGAACAAATAAGAGAAGTATTCAAAATGAGAAAAGTAATAAATAAGCTGATTGGTTATCAATTCAACAGTATGTATGGTTTAAATATTTCCATGGCAATTACTTCGGAGTTAGGTATTAATGAATTAAAAGCAGAAGAGATTATCAACGAAACACTTCAATCACCAATACCGATTCAACAACGTTTCAGTGCTATTTTTGATGAAGAAAGGTATCCTCAATTAACTTTAGAACAGCGTGTTGCTATTTTTAATGAACTACAAATAGACCTAGAGACATATTTAAACAATCTTGAAGAAAGAATAGAATCGTTACTTTAATAGCAATCCCCCCCTTTTGTATGTAGGAAACAAAGGTGGGGGTTGTTTTTCTTATAAATCATCTAGAATGAAGTCAATTAAGTTAGCGCTACTTAATAAAAAACTTCGGGAGCGATTCAAATGAACAAACAACAAACTGAGACAATGCAAAACACACTAGCACAAAATAAAAATCTATTACAGAATGAGCAAACTTTAGTGAACAAACAGGTTGGTCTAAATATTAATAAGAATAGTGAAAACCTAGATGATTTACTAGAATTCGTTAAAAAAGAAACACAGACATTTAAAGATATCTCTGCACGAGGATCGTCTTATGTCTCTATTGTAAAATCTGAAAATGGTACAAGGTTTGTTATTAATAAGGCTACTAATGAAAAGCTAGGTTATCCTACTGAAATATATATTGGATATAAGGATGAACACCTAATGATTTTTAATGCAGAGGGAATGGCTGTTAACAAGCTGACTGTTAGGCAGACTAAAAACAAAATTACTATTTATAATACAAAGCTAGTAGATGAAATTATCAATCATTTTGGTATCGATTTTTCAGAGATTACTAGTAAATCATTTGCAGAAGGCTATTTCGAAAATAAAGGTCGAGAAATCTTATATGTAAAGCTACTTTAAGGTATGAAAGTCTATGAGTGTAATCATTGAAACACGAAACTATAAATGTACTACAAAAGGTGTATATAAAAGACATACTGATAAAGAGACAGGAAATCAATCTTGGGTTTGGTTAAGCAGACCCATAGATTTGATAGCTGTATATCGAGTGATAGATACTGGGGAATTATTTTGGGAGATTCGTTTTGAATGCAATGATGGTTGGCAAAGGGACACTATTCATCGAACGGATGCGACTGAACGTAATTTCAGTGTTTTGTTAAAGAAAGGTGCAGATGTTGCCACTTGGAAAACAAAACGTATTATCAATTACTTAACTGAAGCAGAAACGGGAACGCCAATAAGTCTACAACATAGCCAGTTAGGTTGGATTAACCATAAGCGAAAAAATTATTATGCACATCAACAATTATACTCAGCAGATTCTACAGAGAAATCGGATTATATTGGTGAGTTCAATATTAATAAATCAGGTAATTATAAGCGATGGTTAGAAGTCCTTAAAAAAGCCGTTGTTGGTCATCCAGAGATGGAGTTAGCTTTATGTCTAGGCTTTTCTGCGATTCTAGTCGGGTACATCAATCGCATTTTAAAATTACACATAGATTCCATGATATTTCATATTGCGGGAAACAGTACAACAGGTAAAACATCAGCAGCTACTGTTGCAGTTTCTGGATTTGGCGATCCTAGAGAAGGAGCTCGGTCTTTAATTCAAAGCTTTAATGGAACAGATAATGCTCTAACCAATTTGATGGCTAATAATAATGGCGTTCCAATCGTTTGTGATGAAACATCACTTTCACTGATGGGGACTCAAAAGCTCGTAAATGTACTTTATACATGGGCGAAAAACATTAGTAAAGCACGGTTAGATAAAAATAGTCAAATGAAACCCCGTTCAGAATGGGCTACTACGATTATTACAACCGGTGAAGGTTCATTACTAGATCAAATCAATCAAAATGAGGGTATTCGTGCAAGGGTATTTGAATTGAAAAATTTGCAATGGACAAAAAGTGCAAAGCATTCAAATGTACTGGTAAAAGAGCTTTCTAAAAATTATGGTCACGGTGTAGAACCTTTTGTTACAACGTTATTAAATTACCTCCCAAAGGAAATTCAAAAAGCTTGGGATAATGAAACTGCAGAAATAGAGGAAGCTATGCCTCAATCAAAATTTAAAGATCGGATCGGTAAAAAGTTTGCCTTAATTACAATGACTGCAAAGTTATTAAATGAAACATTCGATTTGAATTTAAATATTGATGGAATAAGGGCGTTGTTAGTACAACAAGAAATAGAATCGATTGAGGAACGTGAAATTGGTCCAAAAGCGCTTGAACTAATTCGAGAATGGTTACTCATAAATCGAAAGCACTTCTATATTAATAGTCATGATGTAAGCGAAACCCAAACAATCTGGGGAAGAATGAACATCAATAAAAACAAGCAGGAGACAGAGGTCTTTATCCTGCCATCTATATTTAAGCAAATGTTGGACGAGAAGGGATTTACCGATTATTCTGTAGTGCTACGTGAGCTTGATAGTATGGGTGTTCTCATTAAAGAAAGGGATGCCAAGCAAAATAAATACAGCATACGGAGAGTAATCAAAGGTATTGAAAGCAGTAAAAATGGTGTAAGTACTTATGGTATCAAACTAGAAGGTGCATTCATTCATACCTTATTAACACCAGGTGAGATTCAAAGACAGCCAAGAAAAGGTACAAAGCAACCTAAGGCAACTATTGAAAATAGAGAACCTGAATCAGTTGATATCGATGATATGTAACTATTTTAAGGGCGAACAGTAAGCAACTACTGTTCGCCAATATTAACTAATGATAATGAGGTCTTAATAATGACAATTATAGATATGTTAGCAGAGATGTGTGAAAACTATTTAATACAAACATTAGAATCGGAGGAACATACAAATGAGTGCAATGATGCAGCAAGAACTGAATCAATTTCTGAATGATAAAAAACATAGAGTAAGTACCGTATCCGTTAAGCGAGTAGCGATTTACGCCCGCGTTTCTACGACCGAACAAGCAGAGGAAGGTTACTCAATTGATGAGCAAGAACGAGTATTAAGGGAATGGTGTAAAAAACAAGGATACCAAGTCCATGATGTTTATGCTGACCGTGGTATCAGTGGTAAATCAATTCGCAACCGCCCAGCGTTAAAGCAATTAATTGAAGATGCCAATAAACGATTATTTGATATCGTTTTAGTTTGGAAGACCAATCGATTAGCACGAAATGTATTGGATGTACTAAAAATTCATGAGGTTTTTGATCGAAATCACATTTCCTTTCGTTCTTTTACTGAAAATCATGAGACAGAGACATCTAATGGTAGAATGCAGTTTCAAATGTTAGCGGTAATTGCGGAATTTGAGCGTAATGCCATTTCTGAAAATGTGAAAATGGGCATGTTAGCACGTGCTAGACAAGGAAAGTGGAATGGAGGTCGTGTATTAGGATATGACCTTGAGGATATTTCAAGTCCAGGTGATAGACGTAAACATACAAGGCTTGTCATTAATGAAAAAGAGGCAAAAACGGTTAAACGTATCTTTGAGCTTTACATCGCTGGTAACGGTTATAAAGCGGTTGCTAATTGTGTTAATAAAGAGGGGCATGTAGGTAAGCGAGGGAAGCCGTTTTCAATAAGTACGATTAAAACCATCCTAGAGAACCCTGTTTATGTAGGTATGATTCGATATGATGTTCGGAGGAACTGGACGGATAAACGTAGAGGGGATATAAATCCT
The genomic region above belongs to Lysinibacillus sp. FSL W8-0992 and contains:
- a CDS encoding Eco57I restriction-modification methylase domain-containing protein, whose protein sequence is MNIYQSYYTESKFITEYMVNKLNINERDLVLEPSAGNGIFIDTILRVSQPSIDAYDIDPDAINVLNRKYEFSSNINIIHSDTLLDEELDNKALIEGYYTKIIGNPPYGAWQDYEKRDNLKNIFKGFYVKETYALFLLRCVKLLAEKGRLTFIIPDTFMNLHRFESLREYLLLNTKILDITIFPSNFFPGVNYGYSKMCIINLEKVSDYIEALDNNIKVIDGLKSPIDFETITKGEFDDFNLVNLNQREVYTSKNKAFLIKGGTGIRNLINNSSCTLGDIAKCVTGIYTGDNSRFFKVANEKVRNQSKCPIINISEINNEFLGYSDLLSGIDSEKVYVPIVKGAADNYVRSIDWYIDWSKEAIEFYTTNKKARFQNSDFYFKKGIALPMVKSSKIKANLIENQVFDQSVVGVFPHEREYLYYLLGYFNSEVFTKIIHTINPTANNSANYVKKIPVIIIKEDIENIDNLVKEIILIKRKTGKVDKKLQDKLDVYFNKLYAEWFE
- a CDS encoding JAB domain-containing protein, which gives rise to MLQAKRVNIVSVKLVKESSMLYKQRRIRSPQDSYEFFRDYLGDVDREHFVVMCLDTKNQPTNISTVHVGSLNASIVHPREVMKTAILSNSASIICCHPHPSGDPTPSPEDVEITERLAAACKLLSIELLDHIIIGDDKFISLKEKGYF
- a CDS encoding DUF1643 domain-containing protein gives rise to the protein MKVIKSTIKTEVIYDDKLANKYVVKKEWDKNKKPALIIMKNAGDANEIVQDQTTMYVINNLAKLDYGSVSIMNLFPTIAGANTNDSAIENLKYVQEEVQRVEDVIIAAGAGIENNKEALKRLNMIVAILLDKKVNVLQIESLKGRRGFHPLYPAVKNEWILVPYSEPIAEGM
- a CDS encoding DUF927 domain-containing protein, which produces MSVIIETRNYKCTTKGVYKRHTDKETGNQSWVWLSRPIDLIAVYRVIDTGELFWEIRFECNDGWQRDTIHRTDATERNFSVLLKKGADVATWKTKRIINYLTEAETGTPISLQHSQLGWINHKRKNYYAHQQLYSADSTEKSDYIGEFNINKSGNYKRWLEVLKKAVVGHPEMELALCLGFSAILVGYINRILKLHIDSMIFHIAGNSTTGKTSAATVAVSGFGDPREGARSLIQSFNGTDNALTNLMANNNGVPIVCDETSLSLMGTQKLVNVLYTWAKNISKARLDKNSQMKPRSEWATTIITTGEGSLLDQINQNEGIRARVFELKNLQWTKSAKHSNVLVKELSKNYGHGVEPFVTTLLNYLPKEIQKAWDNETAEIEEAMPQSKFKDRIGKKFALITMTAKLLNETFDLNLNIDGIRALLVQQEIESIEEREIGPKALELIREWLLINRKHFYINSHDVSETQTIWGRMNINKNKQETEVFILPSIFKQMLDEKGFTDYSVVLRELDSMGVLIKERDAKQNKYSIRRVIKGIESSKNGVSTYGIKLEGAFIHTLLTPGEIQRQPRKGTKQPKATIENREPESVDIDDM